A genomic window from Ignavibacteria bacterium includes:
- a CDS encoding T9SS type A sorting domain-containing protein, with product MKKILMLILILSFNIYAQSLAPVQNIFMQGNNINAVFRTDGYFNFDIVNFLNGSAGLVWPSTSPERLTGIFTSGLFIGAKVGPQRELRVSASFYNTHYSPGNIPVIGQVPPSSVCSDPSWRGYYVQLTDPSLISGGTRYKTAGGRQYTFNYDSWAAWPVQKGAPYVEVNGIPGYQPDWNGDRPGIGNGMTARPEELLFMVYMDYTNCRDTIHSSVLGLPGGTLPLGAEIQQLVYNFNCLPLRDMYFISYRIINKSNSHWDSLYISNVNDADIGNSNDDATGCDSTRNLSFTYNFNQTDPEYGNNPPVIGIRMLQTPIVFTGINSDTLKLPYDTLIGYITTGMSGFNGIIGGGSGCTAYLGHAINAYNFMRGKDGCGNPIINWVTNKTTTFRWSGNACYRYGWFDSTGQEKRMISSMGSASLNSGDTQIVVMSYMITRDGGNNFQNVCALQSLSDSALKYYYNDFRTCVPIGIEPISSEIPQKFELLQNYPNPFNPATKIRFHIPLSRGVSEGRGVLLKIYDVLGKEIAVLVNENLKPGIYEIDWNAENLPSGVYFYSLLTNEFTQTKKMVVVK from the coding sequence ATGAAAAAAATATTAATGTTAATACTGATTTTATCATTTAATATATATGCTCAGTCGCTAGCTCCGGTACAAAACATTTTTATGCAGGGCAATAATATAAACGCAGTTTTCAGAACTGACGGTTATTTTAATTTTGATATAGTTAATTTTCTAAATGGAAGTGCTGGTTTGGTTTGGCCAAGTACATCTCCTGAAAGATTGACTGGAATTTTCACTTCAGGGTTATTCATTGGAGCAAAAGTGGGACCGCAACGGGAGCTCAGGGTTTCTGCATCATTTTATAATACTCATTATTCACCCGGCAATATACCCGTAATTGGTCAGGTCCCGCCATCATCAGTTTGTAGTGATCCATCATGGCGCGGATATTATGTCCAGTTGACTGACCCTTCGTTAATTTCAGGAGGTACAAGATATAAAACTGCAGGAGGCAGGCAGTATACGTTTAATTATGATTCATGGGCAGCATGGCCTGTTCAGAAAGGTGCGCCATATGTTGAAGTCAATGGTATTCCCGGCTACCAGCCAGACTGGAATGGCGATAGACCCGGAATTGGCAATGGAATGACTGCAAGACCCGAAGAATTACTGTTTATGGTTTATATGGATTATACCAATTGCAGAGATACTATACACAGTTCAGTATTGGGTTTACCCGGTGGTACACTGCCTCTTGGGGCTGAAATACAGCAATTGGTTTACAATTTTAATTGTTTACCTTTAAGAGACATGTATTTTATTAGTTATAGAATTATAAATAAAAGTAATAGTCATTGGGATAGTTTATATATTTCTAATGTAAATGATGCTGATATTGGAAATTCAAATGATGATGCTACAGGCTGCGATTCAACAAGAAATCTTTCATTTACTTATAATTTTAATCAGACTGATCCCGAATACGGAAACAACCCGCCTGTTATAGGAATCAGGATGCTTCAGACACCTATTGTATTTACTGGTATAAACAGCGATACATTAAAACTACCTTATGATACATTAATTGGTTATATAACGACTGGGATGTCAGGTTTTAACGGGATAATAGGTGGAGGGAGTGGTTGTACTGCCTATTTGGGACACGCAATTAATGCCTATAATTTCATGCGGGGAAAAGATGGCTGCGGAAATCCAATAATTAACTGGGTAACAAATAAAACCACAACATTCAGATGGAGTGGTAATGCTTGTTACAGATATGGTTGGTTTGACAGTACCGGTCAGGAAAAAAGAATGATTAGCAGTATGGGATCAGCTTCTTTGAACTCCGGTGATACACAAATTGTAGTTATGAGTTATATGATAACGCGTGACGGCGGCAATAACTTCCAGAATGTATGCGCGCTGCAATCGTTATCTGATTCAGCACTAAAGTATTACTACAACGATTTTCGCACATGTGTGCCTATTGGAATTGAACCAATAAGCTCAGAAATTCCCCAAAAATTTGAGCTTTTACAGAATTATCCGAACCCGTTTAACCCGGCTACAAAAATAAGGTTTCATATTCCCCTCTCGAGAGGGGTGTCCGAAGGACGGGGTGTGTTACTTAAAATTTACGATGTACTCGGCAAGGAAATTGCCGTACTGGTAAATGAAAACCTCAAACCCGGCATTTATGAAATTGACTGGAATGCTGAGAACCTTCCTAGCGGCGTATACTTTTACTCTTTATTAACAAATGAATTTACCCAAACAAAAAAAATGGTGGTGGTAAAATGA
- a CDS encoding T9SS type A sorting domain-containing protein, protein MKTIYLLILFLSYNVYSQALAPAQSIFMQGNNINAVFRTDGYFNYDKVTFTYGAAGFIWPVNSPSRMTAVFTSGLFIGAKVGPQRELRLSASMFNSHFSPGNIPVIGQVPGTSVCSDPSWRGYYVQLSDPALINGGTRYKSAGGRQYTFNYDSWASWPVQKGAPYVEVNGIPGYQPDWNGDRPGIGNGMTARPEELLFMVFMDYTNCRDTIHSSELSLPGGTMPLGVEIHQLVYNFNCFPLRDMYFIKYKFINKSSQVWDSTWISNINDFDLGNSNDDATGCDSTRNLSFTYNFDNNDPEYGTNPPVAGTRFLQSPLRYTGNNSDTAKLPYDTLTGYKMTGMTGFFRFIGGGNECFGDPDEAFRAYNFMRGKDGCGNTLINWVTNQPTTYLCSGNACLRTGWFDSVSGDKRGISNMGPVTMQPGDTQIVVLSYMITRDGGNNFQNVCALQSLSDSALKYYYNDFRTCVPIGIEPISAEIPQKFELVQNYPNPFNPVTKIRFHIPLSRGVSAGRGVLLKIYDVLGKEIAVLVNENLKPGIYEIDWNAENIPSGVYFYSLITNEFTQTKKMVVVK, encoded by the coding sequence ATGAAAACAATATATCTGTTAATACTTTTTTTATCATATAATGTTTATTCTCAAGCTCTCGCCCCGGCGCAAAGCATTTTTATGCAGGGCAATAATATCAATGCAGTATTCAGAACTGACGGGTATTTTAATTATGATAAAGTAACATTTACATATGGTGCTGCGGGCTTTATATGGCCTGTAAATTCTCCTTCAAGGATGACTGCTGTGTTTACTTCCGGACTCTTCATTGGAGCAAAAGTGGGTCCGCAACGTGAGCTAAGGCTCTCTGCTTCAATGTTTAATTCACATTTTTCGCCGGGTAATATCCCTGTTATTGGACAGGTTCCCGGAACATCAGTTTGCAGCGATCCCTCATGGCGGGGGTATTACGTACAGCTAAGTGACCCTGCATTAATTAATGGAGGGACCAGATATAAATCAGCTGGCGGCAGACAGTATACTTTTAATTACGATTCATGGGCAAGCTGGCCTGTGCAAAAAGGAGCTCCATATGTAGAAGTCAATGGAATTCCCGGCTACCAGCCTGACTGGAACGGCGACAGACCCGGTATTGGTAATGGAATGACAGCAAGACCTGAAGAACTATTGTTTATGGTATTTATGGATTATACCAATTGCAGAGATACTATACACAGTTCGGAACTTAGTTTACCCGGAGGTACAATGCCTTTAGGAGTAGAAATACATCAATTGGTTTATAATTTTAACTGCTTCCCGCTTAGAGATATGTATTTCATTAAATACAAGTTCATCAACAAAAGCTCACAGGTTTGGGATAGTACATGGATATCAAATATAAATGATTTCGATTTGGGTAATTCAAATGATGATGCAACCGGATGCGATTCAACAAGAAATCTTTCATTCACTTATAATTTTGATAACAATGATCCCGAATACGGAACTAACCCCCCTGTTGCAGGTACAAGATTCCTTCAATCTCCTTTAAGATATACAGGAAACAATTCTGATACAGCTAAACTGCCTTATGATACTTTAACCGGATATAAAATGACGGGGATGACAGGTTTTTTCAGGTTTATTGGCGGAGGTAATGAATGTTTTGGTGATCCTGATGAGGCTTTTAGAGCATATAATTTTATGCGTGGAAAAGATGGCTGCGGCAATACGTTAATTAATTGGGTTACTAATCAGCCAACAACATATTTGTGCTCAGGAAATGCGTGTTTAAGAACCGGTTGGTTTGATAGTGTATCCGGGGATAAAAGAGGAATTTCGAATATGGGTCCGGTTACAATGCAGCCGGGTGATACACAAATTGTGGTATTAAGCTATATGATAACCCGCGATGGCGGCAACAATTTCCAGAATGTTTGTGCTCTGCAATCGTTATCAGATTCAGCATTAAAGTACTACTACAACGATTTCCGAACATGTGTGCCGATTGGTATTGAACCGATAAGCGCAGAAATTCCACAAAAATTTGAGTTGGTACAGAATTATCCAAATCCGTTTAATCCGGTTACAAAAATAAGGTTTCATATTCCCCTCTCGAGAGGTGTGTCCGCAGGACGGGGTGTATTACTTAAAATTTACGATGTCCTTGGCAAAGAAATAGCCGTACTGGTTAACGAAAACCTCAAACCCGGCATTTACGAAATCGACTGGAACGCCGAAAACATACCAAGCGGCGTTTATTTTTACTCTTTAATAACAAATGAATTTACCCAAACAAAAAAGATGGTGGTGGTAAAATGA